GACACGGTGACACCCGGCGGCGGCGACTCGTCGAGCGGCACAAGTGCGGCCACGTGCGCGATCAACCGCCGGACCGGTCCTCGACCAGCCTGCGCAGTGCCGCGACGGACTCCGCGACGCTCTGCCGATCGGTGTCGATCCGCAGGTCCGGTGCCTCCGGGGTCTCGTAGGGGTCGTCCACCCCGGTGAGCGCGGTGACCAGGCCCGCGCGCTGCCCGGCGTACAGGCCCTTCACGTCTCGTTCGGCGCACACCTCGACCGGTGCCGCGACGTGCACCTCCAGGTACGCGACGCCGTTGCGCTCGTGCCGCTCGCGCACCGCCCGCCGAGTGTCGCGGTAGGGCGCGATCACCGGGACCAGGA
This portion of the Saccharothrix syringae genome encodes:
- the cysC gene encoding adenylyl-sulfate kinase; the encoded protein is MKGRTWSQGVTVWLTGLSGAGKSTLARALAAVLLTEGRRVEVLDGDEIRTTLSAGLGFSRADRDTNVLRVGLVAELLARNDVIVLVPVIAPYRDTRRAVRERHERNGVAYLEVHVAAPVEVCAERDVKGLYAGQRAGLVTALTGVDDPYETPEAPDLRIDTDRQSVAESVAALRRLVEDRSGG